A genome region from Haliotis asinina isolate JCU_RB_2024 chromosome 11, JCU_Hal_asi_v2, whole genome shotgun sequence includes the following:
- the LOC137255535 gene encoding transcriptional regulator QRICH1-like, giving the protein MGLQSHIRLTSKRDLDMLNSPEFEEFRQVFDGELKRITNTGLGQKKKQTEPIRDDEEHQLWKLKLLGGHNARVLVNTMVYLNGKDFSLRSGSEHRSLRYKSSQITLCEPTGKRAYLKYKEDISKTCQGGLKHRKITPKGVTHHASECKERCHVMLYKKYMSLCPTDGRDDMFYLTPLQHPTDTCWYSRQPIGHNTLQKVVPELCRKEGVRTYKRTSEDQKEAISSILNGTEDQTEDASDVCNTTAQETVLPPASSGAIIATNCVIHVLVKK; this is encoded by the exons ATGGGACTTCAGTCTCACATTCGACTTACCTCTAAGCGAGATCTGGACATGCTCAACTCTCCAGAATTCGAGgaattcaggcaagtgtttgaTGGTGAACTTAAGAGAATTACTAATACTGGATTGGGACAAAAGAAGAAACAAACCGAGCCTATTAGGGACGATGAAGAGCACCAACTGTGGAAACTAAAACTTCTTGGCGGTCACAACGCCAGAGTTCTTGTAAATACTATGGTGTATCTAAATGGTAAAGATTTCTCCCTGAGAAGTGGATCTGAACACAGAAGCCTTCGTTACAAGTCATCTCAGATTACCTTGTGTGAACCTACCGGAAAGCGAGCATATCTGAAGTACAAAGAAGATATTTCAAAGACCTGTCAAGGTGGACTTAAACATCGCAAGATAACTCCTAAAGGGGTAACACACCACGCAAGTGAATGTAAAGAACGGTGTCACGTAATGCTGTACAAGAAGTACATGAGTCTGTGTCCCACAGATGGAAGGGATGATATGTTCTACCTGACGCCACTACAACACCCtacagatacatgctggtacAGTCGTCAACCGATTGGCCACAACACATTGCAGAAAGTGGTTCCCGAACTTTGTCGTAAAGAAG GTGTGAGGACCTATAAACGAACCTCGGAGGATCAAAAGGAGGCAATCAGCTCAATATTGAATGGAACAGAAGATCAGACTGAGGATGCGTCAGACGTTTGCAACACAACTGCACAGGAGACTGTGCTCCCTCCAGCCTCTTCTGGCGCAATTATCGCTACGAACTGTGTGATTCATGTTCTGgtgaaaaagtaa